GTTCCGAAAGTACGTGCCGGTCACCCTGACCTCCGACCGGTCCGGTCTGGTGATGGAGACCGGCGCCAAGGTGAAGCTCAACGGTGTCCAGGTCGGCCGGGTGTCCGGCATCGAGGGCGGCAGCCGCACCGCCGCACTGAAACTGGAGATCGACCCCGACCAGGCCCGCTACATCCCGGCCAACGTCGAGGCCGAGATCGCGGCTACCACCGCCTTCGGCGCCAAGTACGTCGACCTGATCTACCCGAGTCAACCCAGCGACCAACGACTCTCCGCCGGGGCGGTACTGCAGTCCCGCAACGTGTCCACCGAGGTGAATACGGTGTTCGACAACCTGGTCGGCCTGCTGAACCAGATCGACGTGACCAAGATGAGCGCCGTGCTCACCGCCGTCGCGGACGCGGTCCGCGGTCAGGGCGACCGGATGGGACAGGCGACCACGGACGCGAATCAGGTTCTGCTGGCGATCAATCCGAAGATGGATGAGGTCGGTTCGAACTGGACGTCGTTCAAGGGGTTCAGCGACGCCTACAGCGGCGCAGCCCAGAACATTCTGAGCACCCTGGACGCCGCCAGCGTGACCGCGGAGACGGTGACCGCGCACGAGAAGGACCTCGATGCCCTGCTGTTGAGCTCGATCGGCTTCTCCAACACCGGGATCGACCTCATCGCGCCGAACCGGGACAACATCATCCGTGGCATCAACGTGCTGGAGCCGACCACCACCCTGCTGCGCAAGTACGACCCGATCTACACCTGCCTGCTGAAGGGCGCGAAGTTCGCCCTCGACAACGGCGCCTACAAGAACATCGGCGGCAACGGGCGGTCCGTCGTCCAGGACGTCGGTCTGTTGTTGGGCGATGACCCCTACCGCTACCCGCAGAACCTGCCCAAGGTGGCCGCCACCGGTGGCCCCGGTGGGCAGCCGAGCTGCGGATCGCTGCCCGACGTCAGCAAGAACTTCCCGGTGCGTTACCTGGTCACCGACACCGGCTATGGCACCGGCATGGACATCCGCCCCAACCCGGGCATCGGGTTCCCCGGTTGGGTGAACTACTTCCCGGTCACCAAGGCGATTCCGGAACCGCCGCGGTTGCGTCATCCCGGTGGGCCCGCGCCCGGTCCTGCGCCGGCCGTGCCGGGTGGCGCCCCCTATGGGGCACCGCTGTACGGGCCCGGGGGAGTGCCGTTGTGGCCGGGCGTGCCGCCCGCCCCCGCGCCGCCGCCGGCACCGGCCCCGCCGGCACCGGCCCCGCTGCCGGGCGCCTTGCCGGCCGAAGCACCTGTGCCACCCGGCGTTCCGGGACCGTCCGCCCAGACGCCGCCGTCACCATGAGCATCGAGGACCAGCAGTGAACAACAGCTTGCGACGGGTGGTCATCAACCTGACCGCGTTCGTAGTGGCCTGCCTGATGGCGCTATTCGGATTGATGGCCATCTTCGCAAATCTGCGTTTCTCCGATGAGCAGGTCTACCGGGCGGAGTTCAGCGATGTCAGCGGCCTGGAGGTGGACGACTTCGTCCGGGTGGCCGGGGTGGAGGTCGGTCAGGTGAAGAAGATCTCGATCGACGTTTCCGACGAGGCGGCCTCGCGCGCCATCGTCGAGTTCTCGGCTGATCCCTCGCTGGTACTCACCGAGGGCACCAAGGCCCAGATCCGCTGGGAGAACCCGATCGGCGACCGTTACCTGGCGCTGCTGGACGGTCCGGGAGACACCCAGCAGCTGAAGGCCAACGGCACCATCCCGGTCAGCCGCACCGAGCCCGCACTGGACCTCGACACCCTGCTCGGCGGGTTCCGTCCACTGTTCCGGGCGTTGGACCCCGAACAGGTCAACACCCTGTCGAGCGCGCTGATCCAGGCCTTCCAGGGTGAGGGCGCCACCATCGGCTCGTTCCTGAGCCAGGCGTCGATGGTGACCAACACCCTGGCCGACCGCGAT
This region of Mycolicibacterium diernhoferi genomic DNA includes:
- a CDS encoding MCE family protein, with the protein product MEQKTKRRGIHPLWWTAALFATVIGLVLLCSAIFAGTFRKYVPVTLTSDRSGLVMETGAKVKLNGVQVGRVSGIEGGSRTAALKLEIDPDQARYIPANVEAEIAATTAFGAKYVDLIYPSQPSDQRLSAGAVLQSRNVSTEVNTVFDNLVGLLNQIDVTKMSAVLTAVADAVRGQGDRMGQATTDANQVLLAINPKMDEVGSNWTSFKGFSDAYSGAAQNILSTLDAASVTAETVTAHEKDLDALLLSSIGFSNTGIDLIAPNRDNIIRGINVLEPTTTLLRKYDPIYTCLLKGAKFALDNGAYKNIGGNGRSVVQDVGLLLGDDPYRYPQNLPKVAATGGPGGQPSCGSLPDVSKNFPVRYLVTDTGYGTGMDIRPNPGIGFPGWVNYFPVTKAIPEPPRLRHPGGPAPGPAPAVPGGAPYGAPLYGPGGVPLWPGVPPAPAPPPAPAPPAPAPLPGALPAEAPVPPGVPGPSAQTPPSP
- a CDS encoding MCE family protein, with translation MNNSLRRVVINLTAFVVACLMALFGLMAIFANLRFSDEQVYRAEFSDVSGLEVDDFVRVAGVEVGQVKKISIDVSDEAASRAIVEFSADPSLVLTEGTKAQIRWENPIGDRYLALLDGPGDTQQLKANGTIPVSRTEPALDLDTLLGGFRPLFRALDPEQVNTLSSALIQAFQGEGATIGSFLSQASMVTNTLADRDALIGQVIGNLNVVLGTFGGQTEQFAKAVDSLSELVAGLEERKTDVTNAVAYTNAASATVADLLTQARQPVKEAVAQSDRVTSLVLADHEYFDGLLDMLPDAYKKLARLGTRGDFIPEYLCSLSLKLNGKGGQPVYVKLAEQTTGRCAPK